One stretch of Streptomyces sp. A2-16 DNA includes these proteins:
- a CDS encoding YbjN domain-containing protein, whose product MAEAEKAAQVIEGVLKDAEVEWESPAPGNYVVQLPGTRKLKTTVSLLVGRHSLSLNAFVIRHPDENEPGVHRWLLERNLKLYGVSYAVDRLGDVYVTGKLPLAAITADEVDRLLGQVLEAADGSFNTLLELGFATAIRKEYEWRTARGESTRNLDAFAHLTQRSQD is encoded by the coding sequence ATGGCTGAGGCAGAGAAGGCGGCGCAGGTCATCGAGGGCGTGCTGAAGGACGCCGAGGTCGAGTGGGAGAGCCCCGCGCCCGGCAACTACGTCGTGCAACTCCCCGGCACCCGCAAGCTGAAGACGACCGTCTCGCTCCTGGTCGGCCGCCACTCCCTCTCCCTGAACGCCTTCGTCATCCGTCACCCCGACGAGAACGAACCCGGCGTCCACCGCTGGCTCCTGGAGCGCAACCTCAAGCTGTACGGCGTGAGTTACGCCGTCGACCGGCTCGGCGACGTCTACGTCACCGGCAAGCTCCCCCTCGCCGCGATCACCGCCGACGAGGTCGACCGCCTCCTGGGCCAGGTCCTGGAGGCGGCCGACGGCAGCTTCAACACCCTGCTGGAGCTGGGGTTCGCCACCGCGATCCGCAAGGAGTACGAGTGGCGCACGGCCCGCGGCGAGTCGACGCGCAACCTGGACGCGTTCGCGCATCTGACCCAGCGCTCGCAGGACTGA
- the mshA gene encoding D-inositol-3-phosphate glycosyltransferase, with protein sequence MSQYVSRLQRRSQAAPHRLRLHRRPRRVAMLSVHTSPLHQPGTGDAGGMNVYIVELAQRLAAINIEVEIFTRATTGGLPPVVEMAPGVLVRHIDAGPYEGLNKEDLPAQLCAFTHGVMQAWAGHRPGYYDLVHSHYWLSGHVGWLAAQRWGTPLVHAMHTMAKVKNANLADGDTPEPAARVIGETQIVAAADRLIANTAEEREELVRHYAADPAKVAVVHPGVNLDRFRPADGRAAARDRLGLPQDALIPLFAGRIQPLKAPDVLLRAVAVLLDQRPDLRSRILVPVVGGLSGSGLAKPEGLQKLASRLGIADVVRFHPPVGQEQLADWFRAASVLVMPSYSESFGLVAIEAQAAGTPVLAAAVGGLPVAVADERTGFLVRGHDPAAYARVLRDFADNPDLSPRMGAAAARHAQSFGWDTAAAATADVYVAAAQSYRRHVRSLHG encoded by the coding sequence GTGAGCCAGTACGTCAGCAGGCTCCAGCGTCGCTCCCAGGCCGCACCCCATCGGTTGCGCCTGCACCGCCGCCCCCGCCGCGTCGCCATGCTCTCGGTGCACACCTCCCCGCTCCACCAGCCCGGCACCGGCGACGCGGGCGGCATGAACGTATACATCGTGGAGCTCGCCCAGCGCCTCGCCGCGATCAACATCGAGGTCGAGATCTTCACGCGCGCGACGACGGGCGGTCTGCCGCCGGTCGTCGAGATGGCCCCCGGCGTCCTGGTCCGCCACATCGACGCGGGCCCTTACGAGGGCCTCAACAAGGAGGACCTGCCCGCCCAGCTGTGCGCCTTCACGCACGGTGTGATGCAGGCCTGGGCCGGCCACCGCCCCGGCTACTACGACCTGGTCCACTCGCACTACTGGCTCTCCGGCCATGTCGGCTGGCTCGCCGCCCAGCGCTGGGGCACCCCCCTCGTGCACGCCATGCACACCATGGCCAAGGTCAAGAACGCCAACCTCGCCGACGGCGACACCCCCGAGCCCGCCGCCCGCGTGATCGGCGAGACCCAGATCGTCGCCGCCGCCGACCGCCTCATCGCGAACACCGCCGAGGAGCGCGAGGAGCTCGTACGGCACTACGCCGCCGACCCCGCCAAGGTCGCCGTGGTTCACCCCGGCGTGAACCTCGACCGCTTCCGCCCGGCGGACGGCCGGGCGGCGGCCCGGGACCGTCTCGGTCTGCCCCAGGACGCCCTGATCCCCCTCTTCGCGGGTCGCATCCAGCCCCTGAAGGCCCCGGACGTCCTCCTGCGCGCCGTGGCGGTCCTGCTCGACCAGCGCCCCGACCTGCGCTCCCGCATCCTCGTCCCGGTCGTCGGCGGCCTCAGCGGCAGCGGCCTCGCCAAGCCGGAGGGCCTGCAGAAGCTGGCCTCCCGCCTGGGCATCGCGGATGTCGTACGGTTCCACCCGCCCGTCGGCCAGGAGCAGCTCGCCGACTGGTTCCGGGCCGCGTCAGTGCTGGTCATGCCCTCCTACAGCGAGTCCTTCGGCCTGGTCGCCATAGAGGCCCAGGCGGCAGGCACCCCGGTGCTCGCGGCGGCGGTCGGCGGGCTGCCGGTGGCCGTGGCCGACGAACGGACCGGTTTCCTCGTACGGGGACACGATCCGGCCGCCTACGCGCGCGTGCTGCGCGACTTCGCCGACAACCCCGACCTCTCGCCCCGCATGGGCGCGGCGGCCGCCCGGCACGCCCAGTCCTTCGGCTGGGACACCGCGGCCGCGGCGACGGCGGACGTGTACGTGGCCGCGGCACAGTCGTACCGGCGTCACGTACGCTCGCTCCATGGCTGA
- a CDS encoding AraC family transcriptional regulator produces MAAPTMPAQEVTAWRPAVPGVTEVFHAHFTEYAYPMHVHEAWTLLIVDDGAVRYDLDRHEHGTPDDTVSLLPPHVPHNGSPATPGGFRKRVLYLDHTHLGDELIGPAVDGPDLRDPLLRRRVGQLHTALTRPGEEFEAESRLTLIGDRLRTLLRPPLHDGPARRDPALARRLRELLDERVVEGLSLEAAAEAVQAHPAHLVRAFSGAYGIAPHQYLTSRRVDRARRLLLAGRGPAEVAALTGFHDQAHLTRHFKRLVGVTPGRYRASTSRSTEGVRPVIVGG; encoded by the coding sequence ATGGCGGCCCCCACCATGCCCGCGCAGGAAGTCACCGCGTGGCGCCCCGCCGTCCCGGGCGTCACCGAGGTCTTCCACGCCCATTTCACCGAGTACGCGTATCCGATGCATGTGCACGAGGCGTGGACGCTGCTCATCGTGGACGACGGGGCCGTACGGTACGACCTCGACCGGCATGAGCACGGCACGCCGGACGACACCGTGTCGCTGCTGCCGCCGCACGTCCCGCACAACGGCTCGCCCGCCACGCCCGGCGGCTTCCGCAAGCGGGTCCTCTACCTCGACCACACCCACCTCGGCGACGAGCTCATCGGGCCCGCCGTGGACGGTCCCGATCTGCGCGACCCCCTGCTGCGGCGGCGGGTCGGGCAGCTGCACACGGCGCTGACCAGGCCCGGCGAGGAGTTCGAGGCGGAGAGCAGGCTGACGCTCATCGGCGACCGGCTCCGGACGCTCCTGCGGCCGCCGCTGCACGACGGGCCCGCGCGCCGCGACCCCGCCCTCGCCCGCCGGCTGCGCGAACTCCTCGACGAGCGGGTCGTGGAAGGGCTGTCGCTGGAGGCGGCCGCGGAGGCCGTCCAGGCCCATCCGGCGCATCTCGTACGGGCGTTCAGCGGCGCCTACGGCATCGCGCCGCACCAGTACCTGACCTCGCGCCGCGTCGACCGGGCCCGGCGGCTGCTGCTCGCGGGGCGCGGTCCCGCCGAGGTCGCCGCGCTCACCGGGTTTCACGACCAGGCCCATCTCACCCGGCATTTCAAGCGGTTGGTGGGGGTGACGCCGGGGCGGTACCGGGCCAGCACGAGCAGATCGACGGAAGGCGTCCGTCCGGTGATCGTCGGCGGTTAG
- a CDS encoding DUF2000 domain-containing protein, translating into MSTEPIRFDTKIAVLLREDLETWQRLNVTAFLVSGLGSQAPEVVGEPYEDADGVPYLPMFRQPVLVFEGTKELLKTAHARVLSRSLPRALFTSDLFATGNDRDNRAAVRAVATAELDLVGLAVYGPRNAVDKVLKGARMHP; encoded by the coding sequence ATGAGTACTGAACCCATCCGCTTCGACACCAAGATCGCCGTCCTGCTGCGCGAGGACCTGGAGACCTGGCAGCGCCTGAACGTCACCGCGTTCCTCGTCAGCGGCCTCGGCAGCCAGGCCCCCGAGGTGGTCGGCGAGCCGTACGAGGACGCCGACGGCGTGCCCTACCTGCCGATGTTCCGCCAGCCGGTGCTGGTCTTCGAGGGCACCAAGGAGCTGCTGAAGACGGCCCACGCGCGCGTGCTGTCCCGTTCGCTCCCGCGCGCCCTCTTCACGAGCGACCTCTTCGCGACCGGCAACGACCGGGACAACCGCGCGGCCGTACGCGCGGTGGCGACAGCGGAGCTCGACCTGGTGGGGCTCGCGGTGTACGGGCCGCGCAACGCCGTGGACAAGGTGCTCAAGGGTGCGCGGATGCATCCGTGA
- a CDS encoding MFS transporter gives MPLAALRRATRETVSGLPREFWWLWTSTLVNRLGAFVATFMALYLTLDRGYSASYAGLVASLHGLGGVVSSIGAGVMTDRLGRRPTLLVAQASTAASVALLGFMHHPVAIAAVAFLVGMTSNASRPAVQAMMADIVRPEDRVRAFSLNYWAINLGFAVSSMAAGFIAEYSYLAGFLIEAGMTAVCAVVVFLKLPESRPGTPHTEKQTDDVRLGTVLRDGRFMSVVGLSFLVAVIFQQGSIGLPVAMGEAGFTPADYGLAIALNGVLIVALQIPVTRFIQDRDPQRLLVVSSLLAGYGFGLTAFAGSVGLFALTVCVWTLGEMINAPTQTGLVVRLSPTHGRGRYQGMYTLSWSVAALVAPLMSGFVIDRFGAEWLWGLCAVVGTVAAVGYAALMRHLSGETAAEVAVPAKSAATEAGKATPV, from the coding sequence ATGCCACTCGCCGCCCTGAGACGCGCCACCCGTGAGACCGTCTCCGGGCTCCCCCGCGAGTTCTGGTGGCTGTGGACCAGCACCCTCGTCAACCGCCTGGGCGCCTTCGTCGCCACCTTCATGGCCCTCTACCTCACGCTCGACCGCGGCTACTCCGCCTCCTACGCCGGTCTCGTCGCCTCCCTGCACGGCCTGGGCGGGGTCGTCTCGTCGATCGGCGCCGGGGTCATGACCGACCGGCTCGGGCGGCGGCCCACCCTGCTCGTGGCCCAGGCGTCGACCGCCGCCTCCGTCGCGCTGCTCGGCTTCATGCACCACCCCGTCGCCATCGCCGCCGTGGCCTTCCTCGTCGGCATGACCTCGAACGCGTCCCGGCCGGCCGTGCAGGCGATGATGGCCGACATCGTGCGCCCCGAGGACCGGGTCCGGGCCTTCTCGCTCAACTACTGGGCCATCAACCTCGGATTCGCCGTCTCCTCCATGGCCGCCGGGTTCATCGCCGAGTACAGCTACCTCGCGGGCTTCCTGATCGAGGCCGGGATGACCGCCGTCTGCGCCGTCGTCGTCTTCCTCAAGCTGCCCGAGTCCCGGCCCGGGACCCCGCACACGGAGAAGCAGACCGACGACGTCCGCCTCGGCACCGTCCTGCGCGACGGGCGGTTCATGAGCGTGGTCGGGCTGTCCTTCCTGGTCGCCGTGATCTTCCAGCAGGGTTCGATCGGGCTGCCGGTCGCGATGGGCGAGGCCGGGTTCACACCCGCCGACTACGGACTGGCCATCGCCCTCAACGGCGTCCTGATCGTCGCGCTGCAGATCCCGGTGACCCGGTTCATCCAGGACCGGGACCCGCAGCGGCTGCTCGTCGTCTCGTCCCTGCTCGCGGGATACGGCTTCGGACTCACCGCCTTCGCCGGGTCCGTCGGCCTCTTCGCCCTCACCGTGTGCGTGTGGACCCTGGGCGAGATGATCAACGCCCCCACCCAGACCGGTCTCGTCGTCCGCCTCTCCCCCACCCACGGTCGCGGCCGCTACCAGGGCATGTACACGCTGTCCTGGTCCGTCGCCGCCCTCGTGGCACCCCTGATGTCCGGTTTCGTCATCGACCGGTTCGGGGCGGAGTGGCTGTGGGGGCTGTGCGCGGTCGTCGGGACGGTGGCGGCGGTGGGGTACGCGGCTCTGATGCGGCACCTGTCCGGGGAGACGGCCGCCGAGGTCGCCGTACCGGCGAAGTCCGCCGCCACGGAGGCCGGCAAGGCCACCCCGGTCTGA